Within the Fundidesulfovibrio putealis DSM 16056 genome, the region AGGTGAGCAGATGACGCTTCTCTTCCTCGAAGCTGACGTGGTCTATTGCCAGTAAAAAACGCCTGGGCCGGGTGTCGCCACTGGTTGCGTTTGGGGCCAGTATGAATTCACGTCCCTGGTGCTTCAGCAGCCAGGAAGCGATGTCCTGGGGCAGGGTGGTGCGGCCAGCGCCGTTTCGCTGGGCCAGGGAGAAGTGCTGGCGCAGAAACGAGCCCAGGTCCTTGCCTTCGGCGGCCTGGGCCGGAAGTATGCGCTTGGGGTCGTTGAAATAGAGAATGTGGTCCCCGTCTGAAATCACGTGGCAGTTGGGCACGTTGGAGAGGAGCCCGTCGGCGATTTTGCTGCGGGCCTTGTCCCTGCGGTGCTGCTGGATGTCCTGATGGGCGCGGCTGAGCCCGGAGAGAATGTTCTCGGGGCGGTAGGGCTTTTTGACGAAGAGGTTCACCTTGAGCTCGATGGCGTCCAGGTAGGACTCCTCCTCGCCGTAGCCGGAGGCGATGATGACGTAGGGTTTGCAGCCGGACTCGCGCAGGGTCCGTATCATGGAAAGGCCGTCCATGCAGGGCATGCGCAGGTCGGTTATGATGACGTCGGGAGTGTGGCGATGGTAAAGCTCCAGGCCTGACTTTCCGTTGTCAGCCTCGAAAACCTGACCGACCTTGTCTTCCAGGGTCAGGGTCAGGCAGAGGCGGGACGGCGTATCGTCTTCAACGATAAGGACCTTGAGGGATTTCAGATCTGTTTGGGGCATCCGTGCAGAACCATACGCAAAAGGATAGATATTGTCTTTCACGAACAGATTCCCATGTCAAGGACGGCATGAAAGACGAAAAATACTGGGTTGCGGATGGCGGCTACTGCGCGCGCAACTCGAATCCGGGCTGGGCCGAGGTGACGCCCTGGATGAAGGCAGCTCCCATGCGTCCGAAGAACTCTTCCAGGCGGGATTGTTCCTTCTTTGGGCCACGGATGGTGGCGGGGTTTTTCTTGGTGATCCCGGAGAGCGCCTTGAGTTCCTCCATGGCCTCTTCCTGGCTGCCCATCTTGTCCACCAGCCCGATGGTCAGGGCGTTGGCGGCGGTCATGGCCTTGCCTTGCAGGGCGGTGAGGTCGGCGGGGTTCAGGTTGCGGGCCTGGGCCACGTCGCCCACGAAAATGTCGTGCAGGTCGTTCATGAGGCCTTGCAGGTAGGCGCGGTCCTCTTCGGTGAGTTCCCGGAAGGGCGAACCCGCGTCCTTGAGCTTGCCGGTGGTGAAGCTCGAGAAAGTGAACCCGATCTTGTCAGTGACGCCGACCACGCTGGGGAACATGCTGCGCACGCCGATGGAGCCGGTGATGGAGCCGGGCAGGGCGTAGATCACCTTGGCCGGGCAGGCGGCGTAGTAGCCGCCGCTGGCGGCCATGGAGCCGATGGAGACGACCACGGGTTTCTTGGCGGCCAGGGCCTTCACGGCTCGGAAAATCTCCTGGGAGGGGCCGAAGCCGCCGCCGCCGGAGTTCACCCGGAGCAGCACGCCTTTGACGTCGGGGTCTTCGCGCAGCTTCTTCAGGAAGGCCACGAAGCGTCCCGAGGACTCGATGGTTCCGTCCAGGTAGGCCACGCCGAGTTTCTCGGTGGCGGGCAGGGCGAAGGTGAAGTCCTCGTCGTCAAAGCCTGCTGCGGAAAAGAAAAGGGCCATGACCCCTGTGGTGAGGGTCATGGCCGCAAAGAGAATGCCGAAGACGAACAACACCGGGTGGCGCTGTCTGAAACCCGTCTTCGGCATAGTGTTATTACTGCTGGGCATCCTCTTCTTGCTTCTGGCGGATCAGGTCGCCCAGGCCAACGCCGACTTCGGGGCCCGAGGAACGGTATTCCTTGGACTTGCGCTTGTCGTCGTCTTCCTTGAGGGACTTGATGGAGAGGCCCAGGCGGCGTTCGTCGGCGCTCACGTGGATGACGCGGGCTTCGATCTGGTCGCCTTCCTTGTACAGCTCGGCAGGGGTCTTGACCTTCTTGCGGCTGATTTCGGAGACGTGCACCAGACCTTCGATGCCTTCTTCCACTTCAACGAACAGGCCGAAGTCGGTGATGTTGGTCACCAGGCCCTTGACCATGGCGCCCACCGGGTAACGTCCGGGCACGTCGTGCCAGGGGTCGTCGGAGAG harbors:
- a CDS encoding diguanylate cyclase, which codes for MPQTDLKSLKVLIVEDDTPSRLCLTLTLEDKVGQVFEADNGKSGLELYHRHTPDVIITDLRMPCMDGLSMIRTLRESGCKPYVIIASGYGEEESYLDAIELKVNLFVKKPYRPENILSGLSRAHQDIQQHRRDKARSKIADGLLSNVPNCHVISDGDHILYFNDPKRILPAQAAEGKDLGSFLRQHFSLAQRNGAGRTTLPQDIASWLLKHQGREFILAPNATSGDTRPRRFLLAIDHVSFEEEKRHLLTFTDISLIETEREHLSRLAGRDFLTGVGNRQAFETEIARESKRALRHGTDLCLTMLDIDNFKSVNDTFGHQTGDAVLVELARVLGGAVRVTDVVCRYGGEEFMVIMPQTSLDGARQCALKLGAAIATHDFGIGRAVTVSIGLACCKPGESSQTLVRRVDTALYQAKNAGKNRVVVAKDANFSCTD
- the sppA gene encoding signal peptide peptidase SppA — encoded protein: MPKTGFRQRHPVLFVFGILFAAMTLTTGVMALFFSAAGFDDEDFTFALPATEKLGVAYLDGTIESSGRFVAFLKKLREDPDVKGVLLRVNSGGGGFGPSQEIFRAVKALAAKKPVVVSIGSMAASGGYYAACPAKVIYALPGSITGSIGVRSMFPSVVGVTDKIGFTFSSFTTGKLKDAGSPFRELTEEDRAYLQGLMNDLHDIFVGDVAQARNLNPADLTALQGKAMTAANALTIGLVDKMGSQEEAMEELKALSGITKKNPATIRGPKKEQSRLEEFFGRMGAAFIQGVTSAQPGFELRAQ